Genomic window (Nitrospirales bacterium LBB_01):
CGTCTCCAAAACAACACCAGGCGCATCCACTTCAAACACTAGCAGCTCCTCGGTCTCGTATATATCCATAAGGGGCATTGCCCTTGCAGCATCAGTGCTATAGAACATACACTCTTTTACATTCATTGTCTGTGGCACACTTTCTCTCTTTATTAGTAATCAACTGCTCTGACACATCCCTCAGCAAAGAATATAACATTTACGTTTTAAAAAAGTAAATATGACTGCCCCAAAAAGCCATAAATTAAATTAATAAGGGAAAGGCAATGCCTTTCCCTTAAACCATGTTTCCCGGAAACAGCAGGAATAACAAAAAAATGCGTGGTTATTTCCAACCAGATTGCTTTTCGCAAGCCTTCATTTCTGCAGGATGAGATTTTTCCCATTGACTTATTGATTGAGTCTCACTCTCACTCATCTTGTTGTTCATACATTCACAGTACTTATAAACAACCTCTTCTTTAGCTCCCTCTCCTTTGTTGTCTTTGATGCACTGAGCGATCCACTTGGTATCGTCAGCGCCGCCAAAGGCTAAACCGGTAGTCATTGCAAACGCAACAAGAAACAGTACAATTGTTAGCTTTTTCACTTTATACCCCCTGAACTAAAGTTGCCATCCTAAAAGGACGGTTAGTAACGAATCTATAAATCGTAAAAATAATAACATAATTTTAAAATGTAATGTCAAACATTTTTAGTAATTATCACTTATGTCAGGTAGCGCTTAAAGACATAAAAAAAGAATGGATTCCTGCCTTCGCAGGAATGACAGAGAGAGGGGTTACGTCCCTTTGTCATTCCCGCCTACGAGCGGGAATCCAGTCCTTTCTCTCCTCTATTACATTACCTTTTTGGAAGCTACTCGGTGTAATGTTGTATCTCTATGAAATTGCCTTTGTCAATGCTATATATGGCAGACAGTCTAAACTGTTTTATCCACGGCTCTGTGACAACGAAATCTTTTCTGTGCCAAAAAAATACGGCAGGACACGCTTCAACTATTTCTTGCTCTATTTCTTTATAAAGTGTTTCCCGTTTATTATCATCAATAGTTCTTTGTGCCTCCTCTATGAGCGCATCAATACGTTTATCTATAAATCTGGTTCTGTTTCCACCTGCTCCAAAATTAGAGGAGTGAAAAAGCGGATACAGAAAATTTTCGCCGTCAGGGTAGTCTGCCCACCAGCCAAGCCAAAACAAATCGCTTTCCCCATTATTGATAGCAGACTTATAGGCGCTCCACTCAAGCACCTTTATTTCCACCTCAATACCAGCCTCTATTAAATAAGACATTATGATTTCTGCAATGTCTATGGAGTCCTGAGCTGTGTTGATGTAAAACTTAAGTTTTTCGGATTTTTTGTAACCAGACTTTTTGACCAGTTGTTTTGCCAACTCTGGGTTGTACGGATAGCGCTCCGGTAATTTATATGATTTAAGGGCATCGGGTATGGGACCCGCTGCCAATGCTCCTCGTCCCTGAAAATAAGTTTTTAAAATCTTATCCTTATCTATTGCATAAGCTATTGCCTGTCTGAGAACAACATTATTAAGCGGTGGTTTTGAGTTATTTAGCCCTAGATAGTATGTGTTTAAGCCAACAGCCGTTTTTAGATTATCTGAGTACTTCTTATCGGTAGTAAAGAGTTTATAGGACGCTGCCGTTACGTCTGTAACATCAAGGTTACCAAGCATAAACTCCGTGATGGTTGTTAAATCCTCGGGGATCACTCTGTATCGGATGCCGGCAATTTTTGCAACAGATTCAAAGTATTTTGGAAAGCGTGTTAAAACTAATTCACTGTCAGGCTCCCAACGTAAAAATTGAAAAGGCCCCGTACCAATTGGCTGGTTAGCAAAACTTTTTTTCAGGCGTTCCACCTCCTTTTGGGGCACAATATAAGCTGGTGTCATAGTGAGGAGTTTTATAAATGGTGCAAACGGAGTTTTTAGCGTTAGCTCAATAGTAAGGTTATCTATCACCTTAATGCCGTTAAGTGTTGATGATTTGCCAGAAAGAAACTCTTCGGCTCCCAAAAGGCTCATCACTACCCACGTGTTTGGGGATTTTGTCTCTGTCATAAGGAGGCGTTTCAGGGAGTATTCAACATCATTTGCGGTAAGGAGCGCTCCGTTATGAAACGTTACGTTGTCTCTGAGATAAAATGTATATTTTAACCCGTCAGGGCTTACCTTCCAGCTTTTGGCAATATCGGGAATGACGTCAAGATTTTCGTTTAGTTTAACGAGGCCGTTGAACATTTTTGCGCATATACTGCCCCCTGCAACGTCAACAACATAAGCCGGGTCAAGAGTGGTGGGGTTAG
Coding sequences:
- a CDS encoding ABC transporter substrate-binding protein, translated to MKQPALLLPLLLILTVCVSSCGKPAASDGYLHLRINANPTTLDPAYVVDVAGGSICAKMFNGLVKLNENLDVIPDIAKSWKVSPDGLKYTFYLRDNVTFHNGALLTANDVEYSLKRLLMTETKSPNTWVVMSLLGAEEFLSGKSSTLNGIKVIDNLTIELTLKTPFAPFIKLLTMTPAYIVPQKEVERLKKSFANQPIGTGPFQFLRWEPDSELVLTRFPKYFESVAKIAGIRYRVIPEDLTTITEFMLGNLDVTDVTAASYKLFTTDKKYSDNLKTAVGLNTYYLGLNNSKPPLNNVVLRQAIAYAIDKDKILKTYFQGRGALAAGPIPDALKSYKLPERYPYNPELAKQLVKKSGYKKSEKLKFYINTAQDSIDIAEIIMSYLIEAGIEVEIKVLEWSAYKSAINNGESDLFWLGWWADYPDGENFLYPLFHSSNFGAGGNRTRFIDKRIDALIEEAQRTIDDNKRETLYKEIEQEIVEACPAVFFWHRKDFVVTEPWIKQFRLSAIYSIDKGNFIEIQHYTE